Genomic DNA from Heteronotia binoei isolate CCM8104 ecotype False Entrance Well chromosome 8, APGP_CSIRO_Hbin_v1, whole genome shotgun sequence:
AGACGGATGGAGCgtaacaacagggtctcagttaattactctcagcgtTCCACAATTCagaaggatacatctgcccatcagacTCCAATTTTGATATGTTTGTTTCCTTtgctatgtccccccccccccggaattactccccccccccaaaaaaaaagattagctaaacttgttattcctgtttggtctttgCATCTCTCAAACAACTTTATGATAATTTGCTGCTCATCctgtaacccaggggtgtcaaacatgtggcccagggcctgaatcaggccctcggagagctcctatcaggcccacgagcaactcaccgtcgtctgctttcttctccctctctcttgcgtccttctgcatcacagcttgctttgccaggcttgctcaatcgcacagcagagctacagagcagagctcctcccttggggaggaagtgggggaaggagagctcgctttgccaggctctctcaatcgcacagcagagctactgagcccagcctctcttccttctgttggctgaggctcaacaagccagtgaggtggattaggctgagtctgtgtttgtttgtgtcctttataaagtttatatctcccccattacattttataacacacatggcccggcctgacaaggtcaagatctggccctcataacaaatgagttcaacacccctgctctaatctaTATGTATAGGCTGGCAACTTCTTTTGCAGtgtatatgaagaagtgtgcgtgcccatgaaagcttatgctcaaaataaaactttgtctcgAAGGGGTCGctagactcaaattttgttctgttgcttcaaaccaacactacccacctggatctaatcgTAATCCGTTCTAGAACTCGCCCTGCAGTTCCAAGAACTGCAAGGCAGGAAATAAGGCTTCTGGATTGGAGAGGGGAGCTATGAAGCTCCATGATAGAAAAAtacatccccactcctccacctgcagctgctggaatggccttgggtcagccagagctctcttatctgggagaaccgggtttgattccccactcctccactcgcagctgctggaatggccttgggtcagccagagctctcttatctgggagaactgggcttgattcccccctcctccacttgcacctgctggaatggccatgggtcagccagagctctcttatctgggagaaccgggtttgattcccccctcctccacctgcacctgctggaatggccttgggtcagccatagctctcttatctgggagaaccgggtttgattccccactcctccacttgcagctgctggaatggccttgggtcagccagagctctcttatctgggagaaccgggtttgattcccccctcctccacttgcagctgctggaatggccttgggtcagccagagctctcttatctgggagaaccgggtttgattccccactcctccacttgcagctgctggaatggccttgggtcagccagagctctcttatctgggagaactggatttgatcccccactcctccacttgcagctgctggaatggccttgggtcagccagagctctcttatctgggagaaccgggttggattcccctctcctcctcttgcagctgctggaatggccttgggtcagccagaattctcttatctgggagaaccgggtttgattcctcactcctccacttgcagctgctagaatggccttgggtcagccagagctctcttatttgggagaaccgggtttgattccccactcctccacttgcacctgctggatggccttgggtcagccatagctcttttacctgggagaactgggtttgattcccccctcctccacttgcagctgctggaatggccttgggtcagccagagctctcttatctgggagaaccgggtttgattcccccctcctccacttgcacctgctggaatggccttgggtcagccatagctctcttatctgggagaaccgggtttgattcccccctcctccacttgcagctgctggaatggccttgggtcagccacagctctcttatctgggagaaccgggtttgattccccactcctccactcgcagctgctggaatggccttgggtcagccagagctctcttatctgggagaaccgggtttgattcccccctcctccacctgcagctgctggaatggccttgggtcagccagagctctcttatctgggagaaccgggtttgattccccactcctccacttgcagctgctggaatggccttgggtcagccacagctctcttatctgggagaaccgggttggattcccccctcctccacctgcagctgctggaatggccttgggtcagccagagctctcttatctgggagaaccgggtttgattccccactcctccacttgcagctgctggaatggccttgggtcagccacagctctcttatctgggagaaccgggttggattccccactcctccacttgcagctgctggaatggccttgggtcagccagagcattcttatctgggagaaccgggtttgattccccccttctccacttgcagctgctggaatggccttgggtcagccagagctctcttatctgggagaaccgggtttgattccccactcctccacttgcagctgctggaatgtccttgggtcagccacagctctcttatatgggagaaccgggtttgattccccactcctccacttgcagctgctggaatgtccttgggtccgCCACAGCTCttgcacaggttgtccttgaatgggcagatgctgtgagagctcaCTCAGTCCCATtaatcacagggtgtctgttgtgaggggcaggactagatctacatattttttgagggggggggcaaaattaaaaaatggcgcccctttTTGGgacattctatcttatggtcccttagaatacaatggactccatacccaatttggcgccccccctctgtTGACGCCAGGGGCGTCttcccccccctagatctggccctcatatggggagaagatatagcagtctctgattcagagagaagggcggggtataaatctgcagtcttcttcttcttcgaaaaCAATTCTTAGACCATGGTATTGGATTCCAGACTGTGTTGTCGCTCcctaaagaaggaagaggaaacagggccggaaagaggggaggaaggggaggggaaaggaaaaggcGTCCTCAACCTGTcctcacccaaaggcctggtggaaggtATCTACCTTCTGTCTGAGGTATAGTAGAGGGTTGGTATGTGGCCATTCTTCATATGGGGCATAGCAACCTACGGACAGAGGGAGGGGAAACATGGGAAACAGGATACTTGTGTGTTGCAGGATCTTGGtccagcttttctctcactgCTTCCTTGGGGAAGTAAATTCCCTACTCTtcagacctagtgtcttccacaGGGCGTTCTTCACCTCCTTGTTGCGGAAGCTGTAGATGAGCGGGTTCAGCATGGGTGTGATGATACAATACAGTGTGGAGATCAGGGTGTCGAGTTCCAAGGAGTAGCCAGCACTGGGACGGTTGTAATTCACGTTGGCCATCCCAAAGTAGATGATGACCACCACCACATGGGAAGCACATGTGGAAAAGGCCTTGCGCCGGCCCATGTTGGAGCGAATCCGCAAGATGGCGGACAGGATGTAGATGTACGAGATGGCAACAAGTAGGAACGGACTCAAGCCCACAAAGACGCTGGCTGTGTGAAGGGCCATCTCATTGACATAGGTGTCACTGCAGGCGATTTTCAGGAGCGGTGGAACATCGCAAAATATGTGGTCAATCTGGTTGGCCCCACAGAAGGACAGGTTGGTGGTCAGGGCGGTGTGGATGGCTGAGTCCAAGATGCCCCAGAGCCATGAAAAAATGGCCAGAGGGACACGGACTTGGCTGCTCATGAGATGACTGTAGCGCAGTGGCTGGCAAATGGCGGCATAGCGGTCGTAGGCCATGACGGCCAGCAAGGCACACTCTGAACCCGCAAACGTCATCAGGAAGAACATCTGGGCCATGCACTGGTTGTACGAAATGGTGGGTTTCTGGCTCACGAAGTTTGCCAGGATCTTGGGGACAGTGACGGATGAGTAGCAAACATCCAAGCAGGAGAGATGGCTGAGGAAAAAGTACATGGGGCTGTGGAGGCGGGAGTCCAGCTGGATCAGGGTGACTATCGTGGTGTTCCCAATGATGGTAATGAAATAGATTGCTAAGAAGACCAGGAATAGGAAGGCATGACCCTTTGAGGCACCAGAAAAACCAAGGAAGATGAATTCCATCACCTGTGTTTGATTACCACCTGTTATGGGCTCCATCTGGAAAGAAAGGGCCAGGAAGGAACATAAATTAATAAGGGCAAAAACAGGACTCACAACtgtgcgtgtgcatgtgtgtatgtaattCCATGTAGAATTATGTCTCTGGTATAGAAGTAACTTTCTTGGACTATTTCAGCTTTTATAGAGATAAGTGTTGAGGGTTTCTTAGTTTAGCAAAAAGGCAGTGGAGGGGTGATGTGATAGAGATCTACAAAATGACTCAAGCTGCGGCGAAGGTGGAGAGAGAGAACCTTTTCTCCCCTCTTAGAGGACTAGAttgacaggaagttcttctttcGATTGACGTGAAGTTCTTCATACCACGAATAACTGACCTATGGAATTCCCTGGCGTTAAATGGGATCTTGGATGGTCTTACAGCACAGATGAATTGAAACTAAGGGTGTGCGTTTGGCTTTATCCAAGcaacaaaaaaaaagctggaaaataccttatagcagggtggccaacggtagctctccagatgctttttgcctacaactcccttcagccccagccattggccatgctggctggggctgatgagagttgttggcaaaaaacatctggagagctaccgttggccacccctgccttataggtATTTTCTTTCAGTTGCATATGTGCGGTGGGGTGGTATTTCCAGCTATCGAGCATAACCAATCCTAGATAATTTGGGAATTATCCGGGAAAACGGGATAGCCACAGTTAAATGATGTTTAAAGAGAGCGCACTCTTGGTGAAGCTATAGCTCCATGGATACTTATAAAGGGTCCACAAGACCTTTACAAACCTTCAGTTTCATTATAGCCCATGGGCACCATTATGGTCAATGATCCCCTTTTAAGGAATCTATTTGGGGGTCTGTGGGaggtgtcttgggggggggggtttaatagTGACACCAAATATTCCGTGTACtttctggtgcctctactcaaatattgctcaagtttcaaaaagactggacctcggttccaattctatgggcccctggAGAAAGTGTCCCCATtcaccattatttccagtggagggcaaAAGAGGGAAAAAAGCAAGGTCGAAGTCAAACCAGagagtctctgcagtagaaactgaaggggaggCATTTTTGCAAAACCAGTGCCTCTGTGGTTCAAGAAATCCAAGGAAAGGGGGTCCAATCCCAGCATAGCCAGTGCCCAGCAAAACCTGGTGTCTTCCCTTAAATGCTTCCTTGTTTTTCTCCCCTTTTAATCCATTGAAACCGGGCAGCGCAGGAGAGGCCCATCTGAGCCTGGGTGGAGAGTTCTCCCCGCAGGATCACCTCCATCTGCCCCACTCAAAAATGGGGCTGAGGCCAAACTGAAAAGGCTACAGGGGGCTACACCACTGGACTCAGGTCCCTGAGTTGTCAATCCTTGGCTGGCTGGGacataggaacatatgaacatatacctttctactgaatcagaccttgggtccatccaagtcagtcttgtctcctcagactggcagcggctctccagggtctcaagctgaggtttttcacacctctttgcctggacccttttgagttggagatgccagggattgaacctgggacttcctgcttcccaagcagattctctaccactgagccacacagccctttcccatgaagctgccttgtactgaatcagaccctcctgggtccatccaagtcagtcttgtctcctcagactggcagcggctctccagggtctcaagctgagatttttcaacctacttgcctggacccttttgagttggagatgccggggatggaacctgggaccttctgcttaccaagcagatgctctacccctgagccaccatccccatCCATTGTGCAATCTCTACTGCCAACACTCAGTGCCTGGGAgctgctctcaagcatctggAATTGAAGCCAAACCACCGGCTCTGGTTCAGTTTGACTTTGCAATGGGGACAGAAAGTTAAGACATGGGCTTGAGCAAAATTGCAGTTTTTAGAGCATGAAGAAGACAAAGTATGATGTCTTCATCCATTAATGTgtgtttttttactttttttttgggggg
This window encodes:
- the LOC132575807 gene encoding olfactory receptor 5T7-like — its product is MEPITGGNQTQVMEFIFLGFSGASKGHAFLFLVFLAIYFITIIGNTTIVTLIQLDSRLHSPMYFFLSHLSCLDVCYSSVTVPKILANFVSQKPTISYNQCMAQMFFLMTFAGSECALLAVMAYDRYAAICQPLRYSHLMSSQVRVPLAIFSWLWGILDSAIHTALTTNLSFCGANQIDHIFCDVPPLLKIACSDTYVNEMALHTASVFVGLSPFLLVAISYIYILSAILRIRSNMGRRKAFSTCASHVVVVIIYFGMANVNYNRPSAGYSLELDTLISTLYCIITPMLNPLIYSFRNKEVKNALWKTLGLKSREFTSPRKQ